The genomic interval aatgtaagGCATCAATAAAGATGTACAGAATAAAATATTGTCAAAATTTACAATTGAAGGCTTATAATTGTTTACCCTAACATCATGGGGCACAATAAAATTACTTGGAAAGAGCTAGATAAATTAAATGATGCCAAACATCTATCTTTCTGAGTATATCAAGGAAAGTTTGTTATAATAacaattttgaaagatttttccacattatttaaaaaaaaaaaatcttgaaagcgcCTGCCTTTACCAACTGTATGATCTTTAGATACAAAAACACTACATGGTACATATCTTACAAGTGTGTGAAGCATTTTTCACCAAAGGACACTGATCCCAAGGTAGAGGTTGCtgaaaagactgagaaaaataaaacaaactccaGCCAATGATGACATTGTAGTAGAGAGCCACAAAAAAGCATACCTGCAAAATAAAATAGTGTGATTACATTAAACCTCTCATGCCCCTTCCTTTAAAACAATGAGATGAAATGCATAAAACCcgtttaatactttaaaaaaaaacctcctcattttatttttatttcaaacacaTTATCTTTTCTAAAATGATGACTCTCATAGACATTAAGAACATGCATTAACAAGATTGAACTACATTTAAATTTACAGCTTGTTTTGTGTATTACTGCAAGCTCcagtagtgttttttttaaaacatgattaaaGAGTTGAGTAGAAGTACACACTCAAAGGTTTCATTTAAATTCAAACTATATCATTACAAACCCTGTAAAAAGTATAAGGCATATACCATACCAGGAAACTTACTACACAACTTGCAAATCCAATCCCTCCCAGTTTAGGGCTTATGTAATTCCACACACCAATGCTTCCTCGCCGAATTCTTTGACCCACAGAAAGTTCCAGGAAAAAAAGGGGAATACCTATTACCAGAAGCAGTATTAAATATGGCAAAAGGTAGGCACCTACAGagacaagaacaaataaaatagattatattTTCAACAGTCACAGCAGAGAATACACTAATTCTGATTATCTCATGAAAGATGATATTTAAACTTCTATATAGTATAACTACAAAGGACTTTAAAGAAAATGCAGTTTCATTACTTTAAGCTTTCTGGTATTTGAAACTTGAATTTGACTGCTACAAAGAGTttctgataaaaaataattattaaaaaggtAAGGATATCAATGAAtagttttagtttcattttattgAAACGGCAAACCACCTTTATTTTTCGTAAAAATAATTGCTtccttaaaattaattattttctcaaatagGTTTCACTAACTCCTGGAAATCTTATTCATATGACGTTAATGAagtcatttattaaattttattcaaaCTCATCTAAATCATGCATTTCAAATCTGATAAGTCAAAATGAATGGGATGTTATGGTATTAAAACTGACTCTTCCTAACTAACAACAGGGAAGAAGAAATGGCTGCTtagactgaaagagaaaaaagaaaaaaaagaaaaagaacttctaccacagacaaatgtcattttttcccatatatatatatgtatatgtcatatAAAAAGTTCACTTCAGGAAACAAGTAATATTTTGCTTTCCAAAATTCTGTTAAGGGGTAGGGAGGACTGACTAAACTGAGATATTTAATAGCTATTGTAAAATATATGTGCTATTTCCCTTGTAGTAAAGTTTtcatacttaaaaaatatatatattattttacagcTAAATTTCAATTTAAGATATATGATTAGTGACTTTAAAATGTACTGAACAGTTTGACAATGTTAATATTAGACTCTGTTAATTGATAAAGTCAAATGTGAAACCTGTACTCATTTCTACATGAGAATACATATGCAAATTATTCATTATATGACTTCTAAAATGGACTTGCTACATTCAGATTTCCTGTCTGGAGTTTTGTCCAACCAGATACTGCCAAGTGGGTCATGTAATCAATGGTACTAATTCCCTTTTTAAAGTGGAGgccatttattatattttctccttttaaaaaagtgtttaatGGTATTGAATAGATTTTGGAAACTATTCAAATTGTTATGGTACCTAGTCTGCTGAAGAAGtaaatattaatgattttttttcaaatcatttaTCTCAGTATCTATATATCTCTGAAATAATTACTATATACAAGAatttcccaggacttccctggtggtccagtggctaagactccacgctcccagtgcagggggcccgggttcgatccctggccagggaactagatcccacatgccgcaactaagagatcGAATGCCACAATTAAAGATccagcgtgccgcaactaagacccggcacagacaaataaataaataaatgtttttttaaaaaagaaactgaattaaaaaaaaaaaattcccttaacATGGTGGTTGGTAGAAAATCTCTACTCTCTTACAGCTGATTTTCAGTCTTTGAGACATGAGTTGATCTACAAAGGGGTATGCAATGTAAAGCATCGATGCATGAGATTATAAAACAGAATTATCAAAATTCAAATTCTAAAATGATTAATAACATTCAGGCACTAATGACCTGAACATGTTTCCTGAAGGACCGAAAGTGCATTTTAACACGTCTCAAATCCTGGGGTGTGAATTggtttatgtgtgtgtgaatgactaggagaaaaaagaatgaattaagacTGGACTCATTGGGAGCATTTCCTCAGTTATGTGTACATGACATACTATTAGATACCTGACCTTTTCTTCCAACTCAAATTTCTCTAACACGAGCCTCCATAACAAAAATAGTCATAGCTAAACTACAACTGAGAAtttactatttgccaggcacaTTTCTATCCACGTTACATGTAGttactcatttattcctcacaagaaTCCAATGGGGCAAGTaccattattttcctcattgtacaGGTGTGGGaattcagccataagaaataaGTTAACCTGTGAATGGTCACCTGGATAATGTGGGAAAGAGCCAGGCTTTATAGTCAAACTGACTTCAAAATTTGAGCTGGTAGCTTCTACATTATAACACTTACTAAGCTTAGCCATGTGCTTTCAGTAATATCTTCAGACAAATCAACTTATATTGGTCTATtactttttattctattattcaTAAAGTGCCTCAAATGATGAATAAGATTTAGGTAACCTGAGACTGTTTGACTAAACAGTCAAATACCTAGACAGCTCAATGCCATACTGCACGCTGAGTACTGCCTTTTGAACTCCAACAGCCATCTTGAAACGATAAAGCCCATTGGTGTTTCATAATGTCACTCTCTAGCATTTGTAATTAGAAGAGAGGAAACAATACTAGGAAGGGCATCTTGACTCTCTTTACgtatgaaagaaagtaaagaggaGGAACCATTTTTGCTAACAACTGATTACTAACTATGAAATCCTTTAGAGCTCTCCACCAAGACAGATACTGTATTAAATGGAAAGCAACCTGAGTTTTCAGCCAAGATAGCGGTCTTCCTTAATAGTATCGCCAGTTAGGCTCATAAGGTGAAAGGTCTGAAAATCAGAATTCATCTTCTGCCAGTCTTGCAAATGGGATGATTTGTGAGACACAGAAAGCAGGGCAGTACATGGCTGCTTGTAGCtgatttaataaataattcatcTGTGATGTTAAAGACTAGCTAGAGGAGCTTGCCGTTTCAGTGGAGTGATGGGTAGTGCATCACCAGCTTCACGTACTGATTCTTACCTCTCTGGCAGATTTGTCACACAGGCTACTTTTCCCCAAACCTGTTGTTTTGTCCCCGGTTGAATTAACTAAGCAAGACCTTAAACTTATTTTGTCACCATGACACCTTAGCTTTTTATCTATTAGTGACTGAAAAGAAACCATTTCACATATGAatggttttattatttcatttgatataTAGGTTGTAactacatcaaaaataaaataaaaccatatttttGTCCAGTCAGCAAAACTATCACAAACTGGAATCAAAGACCAAAATATTCAGTCTTTCCTTTACGTGCCGAAATGCTGCTTACAGAATATTTAGTGTTTAATCACACTTGTTTGAACAGCTTCCATATATGTATATGGTAAAGATAGTAATGGTAAAGAAAGTAAAGCTTaatattaaagttattttaatttaataacccAAATGTTAGTTAACTTAATGTTCAGTTTGACTTTGGTGTACTATTGAGCTTGTATCCTACATGAACAATGTATTCTTTTGtatatggttttattttcttgattttaagaCAATTTCCACTAAATAACACTTGGTAATTATATGCACAAATACAAAAAGCTAAATATCATGTTGATCTAgataatatgtttaaaattaggAATGCTAATTATCATCTTAAGGATGCTAATATCTAAGGATGAAGACTTTCTGGCATTATATTAAGTATCTGGTTAAATTCCTTCTACTAGGATATACAAAGTTCTGGTCAGCATTTGAAGACTATAATCATTCTAAATTTTATGtactttttgcttttttgaagAGGGAAACAACTTAAAATTCAGAGTTAGTAAATTGTGGACAGAAAATTCTCCCTTGTCTTGTTTACCAATATCGTTTCATATCAAAAACTTGAGGACTTTTCTCCAAAGTGAATAACTGATAGGCACAAGGGATGGAACACTGGTTAGAAAAGTCAGTAATTTAGAGATGTTAATAGCATTCACAGAAAGAATTTGAGAATTTATGACCTTAAGCAATCCTTGAGTGTTCATAGCAAGCCATCTGCTCCTATGGAAACCTCATCTGAAAACAGAGCTGAAATTACTTCCAGCAAAAGTGTCTCCCTAGTTTTACAGTGGAATTCATAGTTTCTAAAATAGTGAGACTACAGCAACAACAGGGGCTATTTGACATAATCAACTGCAATTTGCTCAGCAATGTATCActcaaaaaaaagcagaaaacagaaaCTTACCACCCCCATTCTTCTGACAGAGGTATGGGAATCTCCACACGTTCCCTAATCCTACAGAAAATCCAACCTGGGCCAGGATGTATTGTAGTTTACTGTTCCAAGCTGGTCGTTCATCTTCGACTTCAGATCCTTCTTCAACAtctgtgtctttctcttcttggACGTCAACAATTAGTTCACTTTTCTTAAAGGCATCATCAGCTGAGTCTTCATTGGAAAGAAGGTCTTTGACAGACTCAATAACCTCATCGTCTAATTCTCTTTTTACCACCTTGCTATTCTTAGGCATTGGAAAGTGCGGGcagtggtatttttttaaattcccttttggtaagtttgttaattctttttaaaaatatgttagttGATAGGAATAAAAGATGGAGGAGGATATCAAAGAAATCTTTGATTCAAGGTGATAAAGTCTTATGGATCCTGGATCTCTATGTCCAATATTCTGTGGGTACCTGtaaaattttaagttgaaaaacaataatatttaataaggaaaaatatttaaaataccaaagaccctttcttattaatttttatgatGCAAACTCTTTCTACAAAGTGTAAAACATATGACTGTCCTTGACCTTTCAGAGCTTATTATTTCCAGAAGTATAAGAATTGTAAAGTACGCAAGGGCttcacacacattttcttttagcTAACTTCTTCCTCCTTGCAAAAATCTACTTTGATCTCAGATATACACCACTGCATAATGTTTACTCGGTTCATTCGTAAGTAAGTAGAATTTTGAGAccctttttcttaattcttcctttttccctctctgaCTAAAGTACATCCCTTATTTTATTGCTTATAGAATTATATACACAATTGCATGCCATCCCTGTAAATTTGTCTTACACAGAATTTCTTCTGTTGGCATATTCATCTACTTATTCATTTGATATTAAGGGAAAAGACATTAAGGGATatattgggggaggggaaatttctcctctttcccctcttaGTTCTTTTGGTTGGTAATTAAaatgacataagacagattaacaggagaaaaaaagtttattattttcataCAGGAAATCCACATAAATATGAAGAATTCCAAAGACAGCAAGGCaaggtgagatatatatatattattctggACTAAGAAGGAGGTAGGGATCTGAGGCTTTAAGAGGAAGTAAAATAATTCAAAGGAAGATAAAAAGAgttaatgtttggtaaacaaatgtttgctgggtcaTCCAAAGACAATAGGACACAGAGAGAACTTTGATCAAATGGGCTTGGCTAGGTTCCTTCCTGTCTACCACACCTAATACTTGACTATAGTTATCAGTGGTGATAGCTCCTTCCTGGGACAGGCGTCCTatcttaaattcttttaggcagtaagGGGGGaattcaaagtttcttcctgagtcttttgggctttCATTTTTTCAGCTCAAAGTAATCTGCATGCTGGAGTGGCACATCTTGTGGCAACCTACCCTGAATCCCATCAGACACAAACATTAATGAAACATACAATATCTGCTTTTAACGAGCTTATATCTACTATAGAGAAAGGCACATCCCAAATAACTGCACTACACTGCACAATGTAAATGACCCAACATCCTTACAATAGGAGAGACCAGGAACATTGGATAAAAGTGAACTTAGAGTTGAGCAGAAATGGAGTGGGCCACACCAAACATAAGGAAAAACATAAACAGATTCAGGAAGTGGTAAACATTTGTGATATTTGTGTGTACATTCTCTCAAACAACTCAAGAACAACACTGCCATCACCTTGGcattttcccctttctccatTTCTGTTTGCGTTATATCTCATCTCCTTTCTCTATTCAGATACAGACCAAGTAAGTGTACAAGGCATATCTACGAACCAgtgagactattttttttttaattgaagcagagctgatttacaatattgttttagttttaggtgtacagcacagtggtttgttttgttttgtttttgcagattatattccattataggttattataaaatattgggtataattccctgtgctatacagtaaatcctgattgcttatctattttatgtatag from Balaenoptera ricei isolate mBalRic1 chromosome 10, mBalRic1.hap2, whole genome shotgun sequence carries:
- the SLC6A15 gene encoding sodium-dependent neutral amino acid transporter B(0)AT2 isoform X2, translating into MPKNSKVVKRELDDEVIESVKDLLSNEDSADDAFKKSELIVDVQEEKDTDVEEGSEVEDERPAWNSKLQYILAQVGFSVGLGNVWRFPYLCQKNGGGAYLLPYLILLLVIGIPLFFLELSVGQRIRRGSIGVWNYISPKLGGIGFASCVVCFFVALYYNVIIGWSLFYFSQSFQQPLPWDQCPLVKNASHTFVEPECEKSSATTYYWYREALNISSSISESGGLNWKMTVCLLAAWVVVCLAMIKGIQSSGKVSMLESLLLLLITSSPFLGTISPTHYKSVWANCK